In one window of Episyrphus balteatus chromosome 3, idEpiBalt1.1, whole genome shotgun sequence DNA:
- the LOC129916097 gene encoding phytanoyl-CoA dioxygenase domain-containing protein 1 homolog, translating into MHSTILEELMENGFVVIEDFLTPEETEELYKSGRALCMEAPKSERIIFSTINSEKQQSKENYFLESGNKVRYFFEEGAIGENGELLVDPMCALNKVGHALHVENETFKKITFSNRVKEICWQLNYRKPAVCQSMYIYKHPGIGGEVIAHQDAWYLHTEPSTAIGFWFALEDTTLQNGCLQFIKGSHKGGVHRRFMRNPDLKSSELLIYDRPAPIYPTSNFTPITVSKGTCIIIHGQVVHKSDHNRSNKSRHAYTFHVIETDNTKYSEDNWLQPPKDEPFPVLYERTD; encoded by the exons ctcATGGAAAATGGCTTCGTTGTCATTGAAGACTTTCTTACACCCGAAGAGACTGAAGAATTATACAAATCTGGACGTGCATTATGCATGGAAGCACCAAAAAGTGAAAGAATTATCTTCAGCACGATCAATAGTGAAAAGCAACAATCGAAGGAAAATTATTTCCTAGAATCGGGCAATAAAGTTCGTTATTTCTTTGAAGAAGGTGCAATTGGTGAAAATGGAGAATTACTGGTCGATCCAATGTGTGCATTGAATAAA GTGGGACATGCTCTTCATGTTGAAAATGAgacttttaagaaaattaccttCAGCAATCGAGTGAAAGAAATATGTTGGCAATTAAACTACAGAAAACCTGCAGTTTGCCAAAGTATGTACATTTACAAGCATCCTGGTATTGGCGGAGAAG TTATTGCTCATCAAGATGCTTGGTATTTACATACTGAACCCAGTACAGCAATTGGTTTCTGGTTTGCCTTGGAAGATACAACACTTCAAAATGGTTGCTTGCAATTCATCAAAGGATCGCATAAGGGCGGTGTTCATAGAAGATTCATGAGAAATCCAGATTTGAAGTCAAGTGAGCTTCTAATCTACGATAGACCTGCTCCAATATATCCAACATCGAACTTTACTCCAATCACAGTTAGCAAAG gAACCTGCATTATTATTCATGGTCAAGTTGTGCATAAAAGTGATCACAATCGATCGAATAAGAGTCGTCACGCATATACCTTCCATGTTATTGAGACTGATAATACGAAATATTCCGAAGACAATTGGTTACAGCCACCGAAAGATGAACCCTTCCCTGTATTGTATGAACGAACTGATTGA